A single genomic interval of Sphingopyxis sp. CCNWLW2 harbors:
- a CDS encoding accessory factor UbiK family protein: MQSENRFFDDLAKMVNGIAGTVAGAGREAESAMRDRAKEWVGRMDFVSREEFEAVKKMAATARAEAEALKARLDKLEGVAKPATAPKAAAKPAAAKPAAKPAAKPAAKPKAAPKK; the protein is encoded by the coding sequence ATGCAGAGCGAAAACCGCTTTTTTGACGACCTCGCCAAGATGGTGAACGGCATCGCCGGAACTGTTGCCGGCGCCGGCCGCGAAGCCGAGTCCGCGATGCGCGACCGTGCCAAGGAATGGGTCGGCCGCATGGATTTCGTCAGCCGCGAGGAATTCGAGGCGGTGAAGAAAATGGCCGCCACCGCGCGCGCCGAAGCCGAAGCGCTGAAGGCGCGGCTCGACAAGCTCGAGGGCGTGGCGAAGCCCGCGACGGCACCGAAGGCTGCGGCAAAGCCTGCTGCTGCGAAGCCGGCGGCGAAACCCGCAGCCAAGCCTGCGGCAAAGCCGAAAGCCGCCCCGAAAAAATAA